Proteins from a genomic interval of Rhizobium etli CFN 42:
- a CDS encoding LysR family transcriptional regulator — MNRTQLSQLAVLAAVSEHRSFRAAARELLVAPSAISHAISSLEESLGVRLLARTTRSVAPTEEGRLLLERLRPALEEIDVALEAVRDTRGKPAGNLRITAPRFASDILLAPRLGDFLNLYPDITLEIANEDGFTDIVREGFDAGIRLEESLEADMIAVRISPKLTTVIAASPDYFERYPKPEHPRDLVHHRCIKRRFTNGSIYRWEFEKDGQELIVAVDGPLVVSEDRLALLAALNGAGLAYLFDMRVHAELAAGRLVRVLEDWCAPYPGPFVYYPSRRQMRPALRAFIDFFKYAETGKGGR, encoded by the coding sequence ATGAACAGAACTCAGCTCTCGCAACTCGCCGTTCTCGCCGCCGTTTCCGAGCATCGCAGCTTTCGTGCAGCGGCCAGGGAACTCCTCGTCGCGCCGTCGGCCATCAGCCATGCGATCTCGAGCCTTGAGGAAAGTCTGGGCGTCAGACTTCTGGCGCGCACCACCCGCAGCGTCGCGCCGACGGAGGAGGGCCGCCTGCTCCTCGAAAGGCTGCGACCGGCGCTGGAGGAGATCGATGTTGCCTTGGAGGCCGTCAGAGATACGCGCGGCAAGCCCGCGGGAAATCTGCGCATCACCGCGCCGCGCTTCGCCTCCGATATTTTGCTCGCCCCGCGCCTCGGCGATTTTCTCAATCTCTATCCCGACATCACTCTGGAGATCGCCAATGAGGACGGTTTCACCGATATTGTCAGGGAAGGTTTCGACGCCGGCATCCGGCTGGAGGAGAGCCTCGAGGCCGATATGATCGCCGTCAGGATCTCGCCCAAGCTGACGACCGTCATCGCGGCCTCGCCGGACTATTTCGAGCGCTACCCGAAGCCGGAGCACCCGCGCGATCTTGTCCATCACCGCTGCATCAAACGGCGCTTCACCAACGGCTCGATCTATCGCTGGGAATTCGAAAAGGACGGGCAGGAACTGATCGTTGCCGTCGATGGACCGCTTGTTGTCAGCGAAGACCGGCTGGCCCTGCTTGCGGCTCTGAACGGTGCCGGCCTCGCCTATCTCTTCGACATGCGGGTGCATGCCGAACTCGCAGCCGGCAGATTGGTGCGGGTGCTGGAGGATTGGTGCGCGCCCTATCCCGGCCCATTCGTCTATTATCCAAGCCGGCGGCAGATGCGGCCGGCGCTGCGCGCCTTCATAGACTTCTTCAAATATGCGGAGACGGGCAAGGGCGGCCGGTAG
- a CDS encoding YciE/YciF ferroxidase family protein, which produces MAKEKTLEDLFYDTLKDIYFAERQILRALPKMARAAQSSELKAGFQKHLEETEAQVERLQQVFEKIGKRAQGKTCEAIQGIIAEGEEIMEEFKGTPALDAGLISAAQSVEHYEIARYGTLKTWAATLGLKDVVSLLDQTLQEETATDKKLSQLATTAANQKAKAA; this is translated from the coding sequence ATGGCCAAGGAAAAGACGTTGGAAGATCTCTTCTACGACACGCTCAAGGACATCTATTTTGCCGAGCGACAGATATTACGCGCCCTGCCGAAGATGGCGCGCGCCGCCCAGTCCTCCGAACTGAAGGCGGGCTTCCAGAAGCATCTCGAGGAAACCGAAGCCCAAGTCGAGCGCCTGCAGCAGGTTTTTGAAAAGATCGGCAAGCGCGCCCAGGGCAAGACCTGCGAGGCGATCCAGGGCATTATCGCCGAGGGCGAAGAGATCATGGAAGAATTCAAGGGCACGCCGGCGCTGGATGCCGGTCTGATTTCGGCCGCGCAGTCCGTCGAACACTATGAAATCGCCCGTTACGGTACGCTGAAAACCTGGGCTGCAACGCTCGGCCTCAAGGATGTCGTCAGCCTGCTCGATCAGACGCTGCAGGAAGAGACGGCCACCGACAAGAAACTCTCGCAGCTCGCCACCACCGCGGCGAACCAGAAGGCGAAGGCCGCCTGA
- a CDS encoding GNAT family N-acetyltransferase, which yields MTATIRDARPEDEARWRELWAAYLAFYDVTVDADITDQTWRRVFDPASAIAMRVAEIDGRIMGFALFLTHEGTWIRGKDCYLEDLFVDPAARGKGIGRALLDDLVALCKANGLSRLYWHTSEQNTTARALYDSYVESDGHIRYRISF from the coding sequence ATGACCGCAACGATACGTGATGCCCGCCCCGAGGACGAAGCCCGCTGGCGCGAACTCTGGGCCGCCTATCTCGCCTTTTACGACGTGACTGTCGATGCCGATATCACCGACCAGACATGGCGCCGGGTCTTCGATCCGGCCTCGGCGATAGCGATGCGCGTCGCCGAGATCGATGGCAGGATCATGGGCTTTGCTCTTTTCCTGACGCATGAGGGCACCTGGATCCGCGGCAAGGACTGCTATCTCGAAGACCTCTTCGTCGATCCCGCTGCGCGCGGCAAGGGCATCGGCCGGGCGCTGCTGGACGATCTCGTCGCGCTCTGCAAGGCGAATGGCTTGTCACGGCTCTATTGGCATACGAGCGAGCAGAACACGACGGCCCGCGCGCTCTACGACAGCTATGTCGAAAGCGACGGCCACATCCGCTATCGCATCAGTTTCTGA
- a CDS encoding aldo/keto reductase has translation MEMRRLGKTGLSVAPIVIGGNVFGWTADEKTSFAILDTFFDAGLNTIDTADVYSAWVPGNKGGDSEEIIGRWLKQARIARDKAVIVTKVGSDMGQGKTLKESYILAAVEASLRRLQTDYIDLYLSHWPDADTPHEETLGAFAKLKQQGKIRAIGCSNYDADLLQASFDAAEKAGLPRYEVLQPEYNLYQRASFEGPLADLCVRQNIGVITYFGLAAGFLTGKYRSKADTQGRAREGRVSQYLDERGLRILAALDKVSAETGAKPAEISLAWLLRKKGVTAPIASATSLSQLESLVKSATLSLSNDAMALLDEAGTERTES, from the coding sequence ATGGAAATGCGCCGGCTTGGAAAGACAGGTCTTTCGGTCGCGCCGATCGTGATCGGCGGCAATGTCTTCGGCTGGACGGCCGACGAGAAAACATCCTTCGCCATTCTCGACACCTTTTTCGATGCCGGGCTCAACACGATCGATACGGCGGACGTCTATTCCGCATGGGTTCCCGGCAACAAGGGCGGCGATTCCGAGGAGATCATCGGACGCTGGCTGAAACAGGCGCGGATCGCACGCGACAAGGCCGTCATCGTCACCAAGGTGGGCTCGGATATGGGCCAGGGAAAGACGCTCAAGGAGAGCTACATTCTTGCGGCAGTCGAGGCGTCGCTGCGCCGGCTGCAGACCGACTATATCGATCTCTATCTCTCCCATTGGCCGGATGCCGACACGCCGCACGAGGAAACACTCGGCGCCTTTGCGAAGCTGAAACAGCAGGGCAAGATCCGCGCCATCGGCTGCTCGAACTATGATGCGGATCTGCTGCAGGCGTCCTTCGACGCAGCTGAGAAAGCCGGCCTGCCGCGATACGAGGTGCTGCAGCCGGAGTATAATCTTTACCAACGCGCCAGCTTCGAAGGGCCGCTTGCCGATCTCTGCGTCCGTCAGAATATCGGCGTCATCACCTATTTTGGCCTCGCCGCTGGCTTTCTCACCGGGAAATATCGCAGCAAGGCCGACACGCAGGGACGGGCGCGCGAAGGCCGTGTTTCGCAATATCTCGACGAAAGGGGCCTGCGCATTCTCGCCGCGCTCGACAAGGTGTCTGCCGAGACCGGCGCCAAGCCGGCGGAAATCTCGCTTGCCTGGCTGTTGCGCAAGAAGGGCGTGACGGCGCCGATCGCCAGCGCGACCAGCCTGTCACAGCTCGAAAGCCTGGTGAAGTCTGCGACACTTTCCCTTTCCAACGACGCAATGGCGCTGCTCGACGAAGCCGGCACTGAAAGAACAGAGTCATGA